The Triticum aestivum cultivar Chinese Spring chromosome 7B, IWGSC CS RefSeq v2.1, whole genome shotgun sequence genome window below encodes:
- the LOC123159797 gene encoding exosome complex component RRP41 homolog: protein MEYVNPLTGFRVDGRRPNEMRQLKGEVGVVSRADGSALFEMGNTRVIAAVYGPREIQNRSQHQNSKEALVRCEYRMAEFSTGDRRRKPKGDRRSTEISLVIRQTMEASILTHLMPHSQIDIFVQVLQADGGTRSACINAATLALADAGIPMRDIVTSCSAGYLCSTPLLDLNYIEDSAGGADVTVGILAKMDKVTLLQMDAKLPMDTFETVMDLATEGCKAIATYIREVLLENTKQLECQRG from the exons ATGGAGTACGTCAACCCTCTCACGGGCTTCCGCGTCGATGGCCGCCGCCCCAACGAG ATGCGGCAGCTCAAGGGCGAGGTCGGCGTTGTCTCCAGGGCCGACGGCTCGGCGCTCTTCGAGATGGGCAACACCAGGGTCATCGCCGCCGTCTACGGGCCCCGAGAG ATCCAAAACAGGAGTCAGCACCAAAACAGTAAAGAGGCTTTG GTGCGTTGTGAGTATAGAATGGCAGAATTTAGCACTGGGGATCGAAGGAGAAAGCCAAAAGGTGACAG GCGATCAACAGAAATTTCTCTTGTTATTCGACAAACAATGGAGGCAAGCATATTAACACATTTAATGCCACACTCACAG ATTGACATATTTGTCCAAGTTCTTCAAGCTGATGGTG GAACCAGGTCTGCATGCATCAATGCTGCAACTCTAGCACTTGCAGATGCTGGGATTCCAATGCGAGACATAGTCACTTCTTGCAGTGCTGGGTATCTGTGTTCTACTCCTTTGCTTG ATCTGAATTATATAGAAGACAGCGCTGGAGGCGCGGATGTCACAGTTGGCATTCTTGCAAAGATGGACAAAGTGACTCTTCTGCAG ATGGACGCGAAACTACCAATGGATACATTTGAGACTGTGATGGACCTTGCAACTGAAGGGTGCAAAGCGATCGCAACCTACATCCGAGAG GTGCTATTGGAGAACACGAAGCAGCTGGAGTGTCAGCGAGGCTAG